The DNA sequence ATGCAGCAACCCCTCTTGTCCTCTACTGAGGTGATCGGTCCGGCACGCCTCCCGACCGTCCCGATCATCGACAGCCGGCTCGGCGGCAAGACGCCCCCCGTTTGCCGCCGAGCCACTACCCTGCGCCGTGCCGCCGAGCCGGGCCGCGACGTCGGCCTCGCCGTCGCCGGGTGTTGGCCAGCGGCGGGCCGGCTCGTGCCGCTCGTAGCCGGGGACGCTGATTCCCGGATACGTCGCCGCGCCGGCTGCGCACCAGGTCCGGGCGGCTGGGCATCACGTGCCCGCCGCCGACACCGCGGGCATCAGGCGCGGCAGGCGGGCCTCGTCGGCCTCGTTCTCGTGGTGAGTGTCGCCGTGGCCTACGTCCTTGTGTCGCGGCCGGTACGCCTGGCGAGCCGATCCGGTCGAGCCCGCTGTCTGACGGGCCGACCGGATGTGCGGGGCATTCGGATCCGTTCGTCGTGGGTGAGCTCATCAGGTCAGCCGGTCATCGCCTCCGACCGGCTCGATCCCCGCGCCTGAACTACACCGGCCTCGCTCGTCAGGCGAGGACGGCGGGCTTGAGGACTTCCTCGCACCACGCCCGGAAACTGGTGGGCGTCCCGGTTTCCGGGGTGCGCGCCACCGCGTTGTCGAGGCCGGCGTCCTTGGCCAGTGCCATGGCGAGCATGCCCTGGGCCATGGCCTCCGACATCCCCGCCTGCAGCATCCGGTCCTTGTAGGCCTGGCCGGGGATCCGCTGGAACCGGATCGGCCGCTGCAGCACCTCGGACATGATCCGGGCCATGTCGTCGAAGGACAGGTCCTGCGGGCCGAGCACCGGAACCTCGGCCACTCCGGTCCACGACGTATCGATGAGCAGACCGGCGGCGACCAAGGCGATGTCCTGGGTGGCGCACGACGGGAGCTTGCGGTCCCCGGAGATCGGTGAGGTGAACACACCCTCGTTCTTGATCATCGCCGCCTGGCGGGCGATGTTGTCCATGAACGAGGGCATCGTCAGCGCACGG is a window from the Amycolatopsis sp. NBC_00355 genome containing:
- a CDS encoding NAD(P)H-binding protein, encoding MIVVTAPTGRIGHQVVDNLLARNAPVRVISRDPSRLPAETRERVEVVEGSHGDLDVVTEAFAGAHAVFWLVPADPRAPSVEAAYVGFSGPACKALEQHRVARLVGVSALGRATALAGDAGNVTASLAMDDLIASTGVNYRALTMPSFMDNIARQAAMIKNEGVFTSPISGDRKLPSCATQDIALVAAGLLIDTSWTGVAEVPVLGPQDLSFDDMARIMSEVLQRPIRFQRIPGQAYKDRMLQAGMSEAMAQGMLAMALAKDAGLDNAVARTPETGTPTSFRAWCEEVLKPAVLA